GGTCAATGTTGACGACTTTGTCTATGTACTCCAGGCCCAAAATCTCATCGTGTAGGCCGGGCTTGTCCTTCGCGCCGTAGAAGACCTGCGCCAGTTTCTTGTACAGGATCTCCACGATGAGGGAACTCTTGCCCGAACCCGACACGCCCGTTACGCACACGAACTTGTTGAGCGGGATTTCCACGGTGATGTCCTTGAGGTTGTTCTCCCGCGCCCCTCGGATGACGAGGGACTGCCCGCGGCCCGGGCGGCGCACCCTGGGCATGGGCACCCTGCGCGCCCCCTTGAGGTACTGGCCGGTGATGGACTGCTCGCACGCCATCACGTCGTCCAGGGTGCCGGCCACGACCACATGCCCGCCGTGCTCGCCGGCCCCCGGCCCCAAATCCACGATGTAGTCGGCGGCGCGGATCGTCTCCTCGTCGTGCTCCACGACGATGACCGTGTTGCCGATGTCGCGCATGTCCTTGAGCGTGCGGATGAGGCGCGCGTTGTCGCGCTGGTGCAGGCCGATGCTCGGCTCGTCCAGGATGTACAACACGCCCATCAGCCGCGACCCGATTTGCGTGGCCAGGCGGATGCGCTGGGCCTCGCCGCCCGACAGCGTGGCCGTCGCTCGGTCAATCGTCAAGTAGTCCAGGCCGACGTCCACCATGAACCGCAGGCGGGCCTTGATCTCCTTGAGAATCTGGCGGGCGATGGTCAGTTCCCGCTCGCTCAGCGACTGCTCCAGGCGGTCAAAGAACTCCAGCGCCTGGGTTACCGAGAAGGCGGTAACGTCCACGATGGACAGGCCGCCGACCGTAACTGCCAGACTTTCGGGCTTGAGGCGCTTGCCCTTGCAGGCGGGGCACAGATGCGGGGCCATGTAGCGGTCAATCTCGCGGCGGATGTAGTCGGAACTGGTCTCGCGATACCTGCGCTCCAGGTTGGGGATGACGCCCTCGTAGGTGGTCTGGTACGAACGGATGCGGCCCTCGCCGTTCTTGTAGCGGAACTGGATGGTCTCGCCCGACCGCTGGCCGTACAGGATGATGTCCAGTTGGCGGGGCGAGAGTTTGGACACGGGAATGTTGGTCGGGATGCCGTAGTGTTTGGCAACGGCCCGCAGCAGTTGCGCGTAGTAGCCCTCATCGGTGGTGGTCTGCCGCCAGGGGGCGATGGCTCCCCCGTCCAGGCTGCGCTCCTTGTCGGGAATCACCAGGTCGGGGTCAATCTCCAGTTGCACGCCCAAGCCCGTGCACACGGGGCAGGCCCCGTGCGGCGAGTTGAACGAGAAGGTGCGCGGCTCAATCTCGGGCAGCGACAGGCCACAGTGCACGCACGAGAAGTGCTCCGAGAACAGCATGTCGCGCGGCTCGTCGCCCGTTACGTCGCTGACAACGACCACCCCCTCACCGATGCGCAGGGCCGTCTCCACCGAGTCGGTGATGCGCAGCGCATCGGGGTTCTGGCCGTTCTCGCCGCGGCTGATCATCAGGCGATCCACCACCGCCTCTATGGTGTGCATTTTGTAGCGTTCCAACTCTATCTCTTCGTCCAGGTCGCGGACGACGCCGTCCACCCGCACGCGGACAAAGCCGCTGCGGCGGGCCTCTTCCAGGACGCCCTTATGCTCGCCTTTGCGGTCTTTGACCATGGGCGCCAGGATGAGGATGCGCGAGCCTTCGGGCAGGGCCAGGATGGCGTCCACGATCTGCTGCACGGTCTGCTGCGAGATTTCCCGCCCGCATTTGGGGCAATGGGGCACGCCGATGCGCGCGAAGAGGAGCCGCAGGTAGTCGTAGATTTCGGTTACCGTGCCGACGGTGGAGCGGGGGTTGCGGCTGGCGCCCCGCTGGTCAATGCTGATGGCGGGCGACAGGCCCTCAATGTAATCCACGTCGGGCTTTTCCATCTGGCCCAGGAACTGGCGGGCGTAGGCGGAGAGGGATTCCACGTAGCGCCGCTGCCCCTCGGCGTAGAGGGTGTCAAAGGCCAGCGACGACTTGCCCGAGCCGGACAGGCCGGTGATGACCACGAGTTTGTCCCTGGGAATCTCCAGGTTGATGTTCTTTAGATTGTGTTCGCGTGCGCCGCGAATGATGATCTTGTCCTGAGGCATGTGCGCCCCCTGCATGATAGGTCCACGCGGCCCAGTAAGGTCGCGGTTCGTTTCGCAACTTCTCATTCTAGCACGTTTGCGGCCTGCGCACAAAGTTGGCGGGAGGCCCGTATTCGGGTGCGACGCACTTCCGAAAGTGCGTCGCACCTCTGCGGCGGCTATAGGAAACCGCCCTACGTGTCTACATCTATTCCCCATTCGTGTGGATTCGCGTGATTCGTGGAGAGTGGTTAGCCGGATGGCGGGATCAGAACGCCAGTCATATTTGGCGCGACAGGATGGAGATGCTATAATCCCGACGCGCAGCAAACGTTTCGGAGGAGGTGTTTTTCTTGCTGACCTATCTGCATATTGCGCAAATCATCATCGCCATCGCGCTCATCGTTGCGGTGCTGTTCCAGGCCCGCGAGGCCGACCTGGGCGGGGTGTTCGGCGGCGGTTCGGCCGTGCAGCGCACCCGCCGCGGCGTGGAGAAGGTGCTCTACAATTCCACCATCGCCCTGGCTGCGGCTTTCCTGCTGATCTCCCTGATCATCGTCATGATCTCATAGCCTGCCCCCACCGCGTCGGACCCTGATGGCACCAGGGAATCGTGGAGAGCGTATGCCGCGCAGTTCCCGTCTGGCAGCCGTGCTCACGATCTGCGGGATCGTGCTCATCGGCGTCGTGCTGGCGCGCCAGGTGGTTCACGTCAGCATCATCCTGGTGCCCGCAGAGGGTGGCACGTACACCGAAGGGGTTGTGGGCGCGCCCCAGTGGCCCAACCCCGTCCTGGCCGCATTCAACGAGACCGACGAGGACCTCGCCCGTCTGTTGTTTCGCGGGCTGACCCGCGTGGACGAGCACTCGCGCATCGTGCCCGACCTGGCCGAATCATGGGAAGCGTCGGGCGACGCGCTGGTGTACACCTTCACGCTGAAGGCGGGCCTGAAGTGGCAGGATGGCGTGCCCGTTACCGCCGATGACGCGGTGTACACCTTCCAACTCATGCAGTCGCCCGACTTTCCTGGCCCGCCTTACCTGGTAGAGTTGTGGAAAACGGTGCGCGTGGAGAAGGTGGACATCCTCCGCGTGCGGTTTACGTTGAGCGAGCCGTTCGCCCCGTTCCTGGACTACACGACAGTAGGGCTGCTGCCCGCCCACATCCTGGGCAACACGCTGCCGGCAGACCTGGTAAAGCACCCCTTCAACACCGCCCCCATCGGCAACGGCCCGTTCGTGCTGGAGCGCGCCACGTCCGAGGAAGTCGTGCTACGGCCCAACCCGCTGTCGGGTGAGCCGAGGCCCTACCTGGAGCGGCTGGTGTTGCGCCTGTACCCTGACACCGACGCCGTCTTTGCGGCGTACCGTCGCGGCGAGGTGGACGGAATCCGGGTCATCCCCGCCGACCGCCTGGAAGACGCCGCAGGGTTGCCCGCGCTGAATCTATACTCCGCGCCGGTGGCCCAGGCCGCCTGGCTGATTCTCAACACGCAGTCGCCGCCGCTGGACGAGACGGCGCTGCGGCGGGCCTTGACGCTCGCCACCGACCGCCAGCGCCTGATTGCGGACGCGCTTCACGGCCAGGCGCTTCCCCTCTACG
This genomic window from Chloroflexota bacterium contains:
- a CDS encoding peptide ABC transporter substrate-binding protein, producing the protein MPRSSRLAAVLTICGIVLIGVVLARQVVHVSIILVPAEGGTYTEGVVGAPQWPNPVLAAFNETDEDLARLLFRGLTRVDEHSRIVPDLAESWEASGDALVYTFTLKAGLKWQDGVPVTADDAVYTFQLMQSPDFPGPPYLVELWKTVRVEKVDILRVRFTLSEPFAPFLDYTTVGLLPAHILGNTLPADLVKHPFNTAPIGNGPFVLERATSEEVVLRPNPLSGEPRPYLERLVLRLYPDTDAVFAAYRRGEVDGIRVIPADRLEDAAGLPALNLYSAPVAQAAWLILNTQSPPLDETALRRALTLATDRQRLIADALHGQALPLYGPLLPTSWAYNPAVEQAAYDPEQARALLAEAGWADSDGDGTRDKEGKALAVEIACLNTPQDVRVAEAIAAQWQEVGVRATVAPLSAGELANDYLRPRAFQAVLYHWLDVTPDPDMYPFWHSTQAADPGQNFAQFRNRDADEIMEQARQTPDTVLRQELYARLQEILRDEAPAIFLYQPVYTMGVRDTVHGVTLGPVFSASDRFRSIAGWYVQTRRVVASQARQGP
- the uvrA gene encoding excinuclease ABC subunit UvrA, giving the protein MPQDKIIIRGAREHNLKNINLEIPRDKLVVITGLSGSGKSSLAFDTLYAEGQRRYVESLSAYARQFLGQMEKPDVDYIEGLSPAISIDQRGASRNPRSTVGTVTEIYDYLRLLFARIGVPHCPKCGREISQQTVQQIVDAILALPEGSRILILAPMVKDRKGEHKGVLEEARRSGFVRVRVDGVVRDLDEEIELERYKMHTIEAVVDRLMISRGENGQNPDALRITDSVETALRIGEGVVVVSDVTGDEPRDMLFSEHFSCVHCGLSLPEIEPRTFSFNSPHGACPVCTGLGVQLEIDPDLVIPDKERSLDGGAIAPWRQTTTDEGYYAQLLRAVAKHYGIPTNIPVSKLSPRQLDIILYGQRSGETIQFRYKNGEGRIRSYQTTYEGVIPNLERRYRETSSDYIRREIDRYMAPHLCPACKGKRLKPESLAVTVGGLSIVDVTAFSVTQALEFFDRLEQSLSERELTIARQILKEIKARLRFMVDVGLDYLTIDRATATLSGGEAQRIRLATQIGSRLMGVLYILDEPSIGLHQRDNARLIRTLKDMRDIGNTVIVVEHDEETIRAADYIVDLGPGAGEHGGHVVVAGTLDDVMACEQSITGQYLKGARRVPMPRVRRPGRGQSLVIRGARENNLKDITVEIPLNKFVCVTGVSGSGKSSLIVEILYKKLAQVFYGAKDKPGLHDEILGLEYIDKVVNID
- the secG gene encoding preprotein translocase subunit SecG, coding for MLTYLHIAQIIIAIALIVAVLFQAREADLGGVFGGGSAVQRTRRGVEKVLYNSTIALAAAFLLISLIIVMIS